Proteins encoded in a region of the Oncorhynchus clarkii lewisi isolate Uvic-CL-2024 chromosome 18, UVic_Ocla_1.0, whole genome shotgun sequence genome:
- the LOC139373028 gene encoding reduced folate transporter-like yields the protein MVNKDAMVSGDRAAEEEAELDLKETSPGEPDPEMALPPPEVPSDGQTKTARTWELSVVFLCFYGFMVQLKPGEPFITPNLLSMEKNFTREQVTNEINPILSYSYMAVLVPVFLLTDVLRYKPVLVLSSLSHVAIWLLLLLGSSLLEMQFMEFFYGITMAARVAYSSYIFSLVTPELYQRVASYSRSCVLMGVFASSVLGQVLISVGRLSFATLSAVSLALVSFGLVLSCCLPWPKRSLFFNRAHHAAQRNLQEQAAAQSELARMKQGEAGLGSGDTPSLAPLSSGSSWRDSVFIQMLKELRNVPQRPSLRLWSLWWVFNSAGYYLVLLYVHVLWNKVYPATENKHVYNGGVEAVSTLLGAITSFAAGFVKIRWNVWSELVIGIITALQAGLLLLMGSTSNIWVCYVAYSLFKGFYQFLVPIAIFQIASSLTKELCALVFGVNTFLATVLKTIITLIVSDKKGLGLDVHSQFLVYFFYFALLTVIYLGCAAWVIIRHYRNQSAGGGGDTDQATPTELCSVPSNPSETEPLSNGNSVKA from the exons ATGGTGAACAAAGACGCTATGGTGAGTGGGGACAGGGCTGCGGAGGAAGAGGCTGAACTGGACCTGAAGGAGACCTCCCCTGGAGAGCCTGACCCTGAGATGGCTCTTCCCCCACCTGAGGTCCCCTCAGACGGCCAGACCAAGACCGCCCGGACCTGGGAGTTGTCGGTGGTGTTCCTGTGTTTCTATGGGTTTATGGTGCAGCTGAAGCCTGGGGAGCCCTTCATAACACCAAACCTGCTCAGCATGGAGAAGAACTTCACCAGGGAACAG GTGACCAATGAGATCAACCCGATCCTGTCCTACTCCTACATGGCGGTGCTGGTGCCAGTCTTCCTCCTGACAGACGTCTTGCGTTACAAGCCCGTCCTGGTCCTCTCCAGCCTCAGCCACGTGGCCAtctggctcctcctcctcctgggcTCCTCCCTCTTAGAGATGCAGTTCATGGAGTTCTTCTACGGCATCACCATGGCAGCACGCGTGGCTTACTCCTCCTATATCTTCTCCCTGGTCACCCCAGAGCTCTACCAACGCGTGGCCAGCTACTCACGCTCTTGCGTCCTCATGGGGGTGTTTGCCAGCTCGGTGCTGGGCCAGGTGTTGATATCTGTAGGCAGGCTCTCCTTCGCCACGCTCAGTGCTGTCTCCTTGGCCTTGGTGTCCTTCGGCCTGGTGCTCTCCTGCTGCCTGCCCTGGCCCAAGAGGTCCTTGTTCTTCAACAGGGCCCACCACGCTGCCCAGAGGAACCTCCAGGAGCAGGCTGCCGCCCAGTCGGAGCTGGCCAGGATGAAGCAGGGCGAAGCGGGCTTGGGTTCAGGTGACACACCCTCCCTGGCCCCTCTCAGCTCTGGTTCCTCCTGGAGGGACTCTGTGTTTATTCAGATGCTGAAGGAGCTGAGGAACGTGCCGCAGAGGCCCAGCCTGAGACTGTGGAGCCTGTGGTGGGTGTTCAACTCCGCTGGCTACTACCTGGTGCTGTTGTACGTCCATGTCCTGTGGAACAAGGTGTACCCCGCCACGGAGAACAAACACGTCTACAACGGAGGGGTGGAGGCTGTCTCCACACTACTGG GTGCGATCACGTCGTTTGCAGCGGGCTTCGTGAAGATCCGCTGGAACGTGTGGTCTGAGCTGGTGATTGGCATCATCACGGCTCTACAGGCTGGCCTGCTGCTCCTCATGGGGTCCACCAGCAACATCTGGGTCTGCTATGTGGCCTACTCCCTCTTCAAGGGTTTCTACCAGTTCCTCGTGCCCATCGCCAT TTTCCAGATCGCCTCGTCGCTCACCAAGGAGCTGTGTGCCCTGGTGTTTGGGGTCAACACTTTCCTGGCGACCGTTCTGAAGACCATCATCACCCTCATCGTCTCTGACAAGAAGGGTCTGGGGCTAGACGTGCACTCccag TTTCTGGTCTACTTCTTCTACTTTGCCCTGCTGACGGTTATCTACCTGGGCTGTGCTGCCTGGGTCATCATTCGCCACTACAGGAACCAATCGGCAGGAGGGGGAGGGGACACAGACCAGGCCACGCCCACTGAGCTATGTTCCGTACCATCAAACCCCTCAGAGACGGAACCTCTGTCCAATGGGAACAGCGTGAAGGCCTGA